AGTTTATTTCTTCCGTAAACTCGTCTCGTGGGAATCTGCCGTGATTTCTCGGAGTCCCAGAATGGATACATACATTTCTGTCGCGGAACGTTCGCGGGGCAAACAAATACGAACGAAACGGAGGTTTTAGATTGATTCATCGCGCAAACCAACGCAGGATAACAAACACGCGATACTGTGACCGACTTCCCTCTCGGCAACCTTATCACACACGGATTCGTCTTAGCCGACGTTGGCCCAACAGCTCCATACTGCTGCGTATTTTTTGTGAATAATCCGATCTGATTCACAATCGTATTTCGATATGATTACctagatgaaaagaaaaagaaaaaaactagCAACAATTTCTGCGTGGTATGACCCGGCGAAATCGTCAAACGAACGTGCGAAATTTACAGTTTCGAATATCACATTGTAATCTTTGAACCGTCGGTGTAAATATGTAGCGTTCgattataacaattttaagcGATTTCGACATCGTATATTTGTGGAGAACCAGTGGCGCAGCGATCCCTGGTTATACGCAAGCCCGTCTTAATAGTATGGTTGAATCTGTTTCGTTCAGACGTCgcagattaaaaaaaaaggacccCTTAATTTATGAGACTCCTGGGTAATGCattggaattcattttattcagacatgacagattaaaaaaaaaaagattcaaggACCAATGGCAAATTTCAGCGAATCTCACGCACTGACATAGGGCCCCTTAATTTATGGCACCACTTGGTGAATCAGCGCATTgcgattcattttattcaaacaagatagattaaaaaaaaatattccaggGCCAATGGGAAACTTCATGCATTGACATAGGGCCCCTTAATTTATGGAGCCCCCGAGCAAGTGCCCAGTGTGTTCCTACATTAAGATGACACCGTTACACGAAACAATTTCTCTGAATTTCGCATAACCAGGAACCTCTGCTCCGGATACCAACGCGGAAGTCCTCCCGCGATTGGGAGGCGTTGATATTCGTGAACTGGACCGACCCTCGATACTTGTACACCGTGCAACAGTCACATCCAAGGCGTACCACGCAGAGGGGGTGTTCGTACTCGATCAGAGATAGCGGGAACTATAGTTTTCAGGCATCCCCTCTAGTTAGAACTCTACAAATGGAAACGTAGGTTTCTCAGTCCATGTCGATCACATCCGAATTCTCCGCTGAGCCCTTGCGCTGTCGCGGCTTCCGGCGCAGCAGGACGGTCCTCAGGATGCTCGGTGATCGTAGACCCGCGACTTCCGGCCGCGGGGCATTCTGCTACGCGGCCTTCTGCCTCTTCCTCTGCTCCCTCCTCGTCAGGTTCGAGTGGCCCGGGCTGCCCGAGGGACCGCTCTTCTCGCAGTCTGCCGTCGACAGTGGTTTCAACTCCCTGTCGAAAAGAGAAATCGTTCTCAGGGTGTGAAGCACTCGCGGCTATCGATTCGATCAACATCAATATCGTTGTTGTAGAAACGGGAGACAGATAAGTGGTGGAGTAATTGAAAGAGTGGGTTCATGGGCTTAGGTACATCGAAAGCAGGCTTCGCGAACGCAGAGATCAATGATGCAAACGTAACCCAGGCTCCTCGAATAGATTTTGGAACCAATAGAGTTCGGAATCCTAGAGCACGCGACCAGACTTTCATTGGTCCGTTGACATGCTGTTCTAAACCAGGGTTGTGATCCGAGGTCGATTAAGTAACGTGGTTTTACCCTAATCTTTCCTCCCTCGGTAATTTAAGGTTCAAGGCCCAGAACTTGGTTCGTTGTCGAAACTAGCACGTTCCTGATCACATGCAGTTTCAATGTCGCGACGATCTCAATTGGCCGCCCAAGATCATGTTCTCTAAGGATCTATATTCCTGTTCGACCTCCTGCCGGTAAGACAGAGCACCTTTGAAGGTTTCTTCGAAAAAGTAAGAAGCGACGGGCATTGAGTGGCCAATCGATCCTCGTTCGACCGAACTTGAAACGGGAAATGCAGTGACGAATAAAATGTGTCGTACATGACATTCCATCGTATAACACCGAACATTTACACAACAACGGGTAGAGATCAAGAATACGGTGCGATTACTTGTGTTTTGAACGTATGTTGTACTGCCGGATGTTCGATCGACTCGTGTCTGACTGTAACGTGTGAACGAGGTGTGTTTTGCGTGGGTTAGAGAtaagaaattcaaacaaaagattagagaaaagaaagaatgtCGGTTCGATCATTCGAAGTAATCGCCGAAGGTTAACCTTGCGTTCATTAAAACGGCAAGCTAtactttcgttttaaaaatacaatttaccGTCTCGGTGGAAATTTCAGTCTTACCCAGGTTCTAACCGACGTTCGGATAGTGTCTTCtcaaaatttctgtttattgcCGTCCAAATCACTGGATCAgataaaatttggaaaatggcCATAAATGACTTGTTTTCGAaggtgttcttttttttttttttaaacataagaGATTATTTTCAGTTAGGAAAATTTAGTGGATGTACTTATTTGAAGCTATCAAAAAGCAGCAGTGTACGTATACGTTCTTAGTATAAATCGCTGGTAAATATCGAATAGAATCGTTGTTAATCACGAACCTGTAATTGAGGAGCTCCTCGTCGTCGGGCACTCGAGACACAAGATCGAGAACCTCGTTGTTCGGAACGGAGTGAGGCCGTACGATCTTTCTGAAGAACTTATTGACTCCCCACGCCAAGATAAGGTATCTGACGGGGATGAAATACAGAACGGCGGCCGCGAGAATCACCAGCATTATGGCCAAGTAACTGAGATAGGGGACAGTGAAATTGAAGAGATTCTTCACCCTCTCGCAAAGGCTGGCTATGTAGCCGATTGAATTCTGAACGGTCTGGGTCACTTCCTGTATCGCTTGCAACCTTTCCTTCAGacttttcttctcttcctgTAAACAGATCCGTGACGACGCGTTCAAACCACTTACTCTACTCGAGTTTCGATAACAGTGGATAAGGAGTCAgctatcaaactttttttatcgaaatcttATCGAATCTTATCGAAAGTATTATCGATATATTCGCGAGGTTctcccgatgaaaatgagtccaaacacgaccccCTTACCACAACTTTTAGTTATATGCAATTCATAGCTCTTTAAAAATGGCTGCCATAACGTCAAACTAAAAGTGGTCCAAAGtgggtcgtgtttggactcattttcatcgggagGACCTCGCGAATATGTCAAAAACACTTTCGTAAggatatataataaaaaaaatggctgCCGTAACGTCAAACTAAAAGTGGTCCAAAGTGGGTCGTGTTTGGACCCGTTTTCATCGCGAGGACCTCGCGAATGCATTAACAACGCTTTCGtaagaatatataaacaaacaaatttcgtgTTGCATCGAGCTCACCTTATctttgtcgtcgtcgtcgtcgtcgtcatccCCCGGCGTGGTTGGACCGTCGTCCCCGTCGTCGTGGAAATGGGAGCCCGTGTGATGCGTCAACGGTGTGCCAGTTATCGCCGCGACCTGTCCGGAAATCCATTGATTCAGCCCACTTCCATCTCCGTAAAGCTGACGGAGTAGCGAAGAAGGTAGGCATGCAGCGATGCAGGTAAAGGTCGTCAAGCGTTCAacttatatatacatgttatgTGCATTTATTTGGGATCACTAGAGTATATTATTAAAGCAAGTTCGACGCGTAATATCGCGTCAAGGCGTTATCGTCAAGCGTAATATCAAATACAGGAAAATTCTATCTAGGTATATGCTATATAGGTTCGAAGTCTCTAAAAACGCATTCAgatattataatgaatattcattagaAGCACAAGCTGTTAAAGGGGCGAGAATTGTGCTAAACCGTTGTACAAACTTGAAATACAAGAGGAAATATCAGGTTCAAGCTTGGGGGGATCTCAAACATTATGCTTCGTCTACCGAGGTGAGAAATTGTTAAAGATTCTATTTATACGCGTATCGGGTGCATAAAGATTGATTAAAATCTACGTTCATGCTGTTCGTATACCTCtacgattcaaattttatttagctCAAGGAGGACACCAATCTGTATTAAGTGGCGCTAATAGCAACGATAGACTTATTAAATGTGCACCGCAACCTTATCGAATAGTACACGGAAGTTCTTTTCTAAACAGTCGTTAACAATAGCACGTCTTAAGAAAAGAAGGTAATTGTACGTTTGCTCCAATCTACGCTTAATTGTTGCATTCGTTACCGGATAAGGATAAGGAAGCGCCGACGAAGAGACAAACGTGTGAATATAGataattactttgaaaatatagaaCAGTACGTGTTACAGAGGAAATCGTAAGCGAACTTTTagattagaataataattgtgcTATCTCGTGTACTTACCAGATAATATCGCAACAGAATAAGTAGCGCCGCGCCGGGGATCATGTAAGGCTCGAAATAGTAACAGCACAGAACAAAAAAAACCAACGCGATGACGCTTCTCATTTTACTCTCCCATTCCCAGCAGCTCCTGATCGCACAAACAAACAATTCATCGTCAGATTCGGACTGGcatcaattttaatcgaaacgaacAGGCGCTACGTTCGGGTAAATTTGTACACATCAACGTAGGAATTATCCGTGGTATGCGTTTTGATAAATATCCAAGTGCAACGCGTGATCGTAAATTTAGCATTTGAAGAAGTGCAAATTGAGCGTCGTTTCAGCATTCATAGCACGCGAAGAATATTTAGTAGGCGTTCGTATATGAATAGTTCATTCAGGACACGTATGACGCAATTGGTGACCAGGATCAAGGACGgttaaaattgaacgaatgaaGGACGTACTGAACGTATTTTCCGATGTCGATGAAGATAATGATAATGGCCTTCAGTCTGAGGACGTTGCGCAGGAAGACCTGCCTCTTGAACTTGATCTCAGGCTCCATGTATTTCGTCTCTTTGGGATTTAGCGTTCGAACGCAGGCCCTGAACACGTTCCACACGACGTTCATCTCCAAGAGGATTTGGGGCGAGTTCCCCTTGGCTCGACCTCTCAGCTTCTTGTCCTTCAACGCGTACCACCTCTTCTCTCCGTTTCTGATCCTCAACAACGGTATGGCGACCTTGCCAAGAAACTCTACTTTGTGGTCCCTGTCCTCGTCGTATACGGTCACCTCTAGCACCGAATTGATGTCCTTCACGTTGCTGAAAACGAGTCATTTATTCGTTGCGGAAACGTCGCGGACGCTACGATCGTTACAGAGGTAAAGGAGTGAAGCCAGGAGTGAACGATGGCTTACAAGGTGAAGATCTTCTGCCAGTTTGGAGCGAGCGTCTTGTATTCTGTCTGAGTCTGTAACCTGGCGTTCACCAACTCGAGGACGCAGAAGGGGTCGCTCTTTCCTCCCAAATCAGCCGCAGCCAGGCCCTGTGCTCTGAACACCTACGCAATTGCACGAAAATGACCGAGTTAACAACCGATATAATCAGTAACAGTTCTACGGGTTCAGCCATTCGTtctttttgttgaaaaatagaatagaacTCGTGCAatggtaaacaaaaataataaacccTCGTCGCTCGAAGCGTTCGCTGATACCGATAGCAACTATTTGAATACTCGAAGCCTTCCACGCTGAAGAGCGAATAACGGAAGAATGCCAAAGGAGATGCAAGTACCTTCACTGTCAGGTGACCAACGTCCCGTATCCTCTGCAGCGTGTTGAACACAGCGTACCTCTGATACAATTGCTCTCTCTCGCGTGGCGTTTCCTCGTGAGCGGCCAAGTCGCTGATGGTCTCGCTGGCCGTGGTGCCACTGATCGTCAACAACAGGAATATGCTACCGGAGCCGTCCTCGAGGTCACGCCAGAGCCGATGGGTGGTCTCCCGTTCCAGCGTCGCCAAATCGATCACCGTTCTACCCATCAAGTCGTCCTGGTGGCTCTTGTCGCGGTCCCAGACCGTCACCTCCAGCTCCTGGCCCAGGTACGGGTCCTCGTACAGGTGCAGGTCGAACTGCTCCAACCAGATCGGGTTCAAGGTCTTGTGCACCACCTTTGACTTGTACTTCTCTGTCCCCAGTCTTGGAACAGCGGAAAAACGCTGATCTTTTTGGACGTTCGAGCAAGAATTTCGACGCATTGGTTTGACACGTTCACGGCGGCGCTgctatttttgtttctggTCATGGAGCGGCACGGTGGTACACACCGCCGTGAACGTGCTAATTGAGGGAGGGATATAATAAAGGTGGCGAGCCTTCGAGAATCGAATGGAGCaacaaggaaataaaaattcaagacgGAAATTCGTTCGAGTAAGTGACGTTCAAGTAGCACTCCGAGTGATTCAGgagaatgaattaaatatcaGGCGTAAAGAAAGATATCTTATATAACGATGTACCGGCCCGAACAACCGAATGGTTTCTAAACAATTCACGATAATCGACCAGAGgcgtataaaagaaatatgtatatgaatgataaattttgttcaggAATAGCCTGCTCCAATCGATACCACATGTGTTATATAATCAAGTGCCAATTTCTAACAACTTATTATTTCTCAACAATTTATGTCGCCTGCACGTCTAGTCAACGCTTCCAAACCGTCGATCAACATTGCCAGCGTTCGAAGGGGTTCGAAAGAACGATCCATAAATGAAACGGTGTATTTTTTATCGGATGCCAAAGTCGCGCTACAGATCGAACTTTTTAACTGGAGCACGTAACGTGCTTCTATCAATCGTAATGCAACCTTGTACAGAGATAAGTCAGACGCCGAGCGCCGTGTATATTTGAAGGGAAGAGAAACAGGTATGGCAACGGAGTCACGAATAACAGCGCGATAAATAATTCCGTACCGAAACTTGACGTAGGGATCCGACAGCCCGTCTATATCCATTGGGAGCAGATTCTTCGCCTCGACGAGAACAATCGTCACTACGGAGCTCCATATTTGAGACTTCAGACGTCTATTTACGTCTGCCAATCGATTGGTCCGTTGGAAGTACTGTAACGCAAAAAATAAGACGAGTAGAAGCGGTGGCCCACGAGGAAGAAACGAAACTACACTCGACAGGTAAGGTTTGTAAAGTCTGCATCGAAAAATGTTGacttttttgttcaattttactaCAATTATACAACtatacatttgtattataattaaatgggATATTGCTAAATTAATTCAGCAGTGAAAACATTAGAATATTTGATCGCGTACTTTTAGAAAATTGCTGCAAACTACTAAGCGATTGATTTTCACTTTAACATAACATACAGTCAGGcccatattattattattattattaaatattcgtacgCTCTGTGTTTATcgaaagaatttgtttaaattatgtgataggtttgatgtctccaaataaatttttcattatatatacaggtgtcctaaaaatgtcgGAGGTCCTTGAACGGGGTGAATCGGGGGGTGtttcgaaacaactttttccttagcgaaaatgttgtacgaggcttcgttgaggagatattaagagaaaacggGATTtaccgttaatatctccttaaagaagcctcggacattttcgccaaggaaaacgTTGTCTCAAATCACACTGGACAGCCGCAGTAGCATGTATCTCCTTAACTTCAAGTACCTCCAActtttttgggacaccctgtgtaaaATTGATCCGTGTACATGAAAtaacgtaaaaaataaattccgatCTCTACCCTATGAATGTCCTCCATTTTCTCCTTAACATTGTCCCTGAGCTTATCAAACAGATCCTGATGCTTGGCGTCCTTCGACTCCGGAGGGACCTCGACCTTCGCCGGACCGGAGTCCTCGACTTTCGACGGCAGCTCGGGCTTCCTCTTCTCCGATTTATCCGGCTTCGGAGAATCGGACCTCTTGGCCCTCTTCAGGATCTCAGCCCTGCCCTCCGCCCTCTGCTCGTCCTCTATCGTAGCGAACCTAACCTCGAAACTCGGAGACTCGCTGGATCTCTTCGCCGACTCTTCGTCGCGTCTTTCTTGACTCGCGCCGGGCTTGCAATGATCGACGATCCAACTCTCGATAGGCAACAGCCACGGATGCTTCTCGACGTTCTCTTCCAGGATCCTCCCCATGTGATCCTCCAGCATCCTCTCAACGGAGCCCATTTTCCTCTCGAACGAGGACTTGAGCGACCCGATCGTCCTCTTCTCTTTGATCTTTGCTGGCTTCTCGATCGACAGGCCCTCCACCGACCGACAGATCTTCGACTCGAACGATCCCGCCTTCTCCATCTTGGCCCTCAGGTTCTCCAGGGAGCTCCATCTTCTGGAAGATGGGTCGTTACGGATCTCCGCGTGCTTTTCAGCCGACAGGACCACGAAGAAATTACTTTCCGATGACACCATCGACACCTTCGCGGTATTTTCGTCTTTTTCCGCATTGCTCGATTTCTCCTCCTCTTCGGGTCTGTTTTCGAAGACCCCTTGATCGGCTGCCAGAACCGCCGAGCCATCGCGGTCTTCTCGGCCGATGAATGGCTTGGTTCTATTCGACGACTCTTCTGGAAGGTTATTTCGGTAATTACCGTGTTaacgatctcgatctcgatgTCCTCGAAGTAAAGAGAGGAAAGACAggatttcttaatttttaattgaaaaatacaggTTGGTACAAGGTTTCCTTTTCTAGGAAATATTTGCTCGCAGCTCTTGTAAATACTCGTCAAATACTATGTAACGTTTGATCGATAAATTGGCCGATATTCAACTTGTGCCAGCCTGGATATCACGTTGTGTACTCAACGTTTACGCATCAACAGTTTCCCGATACTAATGTTGGCTGAGCCacgttgaatatttcatatattagcGACGCGGTAAATATTTCCAGTGACTCTGATCTACAAAGAggacaaaaatcgaaaaagcaaaaaagaagaaagggcAATCGACCCAAGACCACCGTTATACTTCTCGATCATCGAAATCGAATCGTTAACAGAATAATCGATTACCACTTCTCTCGTCGCAAGTCTCGTCGAATCGCATCGCCTCGATGGCCTCGCGAAAAACAGCGTCAGCTTCAGCAGCGACATCCTCCGCAGCTCGATACTTCCCCACGTCTTCCTCGGGTTTGTGCTTGAACCTGTCCCGATTGCTCTCCCAAAATCGCCTCCACCTGCTCTCGACGATCTCCTCGGTCGACTTCTTCTTGGAAGAAACTCTTCGAGTGTTCTCCGAGTCCAGCGTTTGTTTAGCATTGTCGCCCACCCTGTCTCGTCTCTTCAGGCCACGTCTGGGGGTCTTGGGAGCCACCCGGGGCTCGTGGGATCTAGCTTCGATCTCTGCGGGCTGATCGTTCCCCGACGATTCTCTGTCCTCCGAGTGTTCCTCTGTTCCGAGTTCGTCCTTTGGAAGTATCGAGCAGTCGTCGGTATCTTTGCGAGGAACGCTCTGATCTTCCTTGGAAATGGATGAGCTCGAGTCGCTCAGAGATTTGTCCATGATGTTCTTCGCGATCCCAGaagaaagtaacgaagaatGTCTCGGGGTGATGCATAAGTCCCTGCAGTTTTATTTCGAACAGAATTTTGCCCTGAAACGAAGCATTCCTTGGTCATGCGTTTGATATCGATCGGGGCTCTTGTTCCCTTGTAATTACTTCTTTAGATTGTAAAgcagagaaaaatgtttcgagcTACGATAAAAGTTGCTTTTATCCGGACCTCGTAGCCTCGTTGTTCGAAGACTGGTCGGGAATGGCTTATACATACATGCTAGATAGGAGCTGACACCGTAACTCTAATACTAAGATTCCAAATTTACCGTGTCGGGCACTTCGGGTCCTTGGTGGTCCTTGGTGACTCAAAGTTTAAGAGCTCAACgattaacaacaaaaatgaacCAACGCCGAAAGAGGACCGTTAGTttatgatttaaaaaagaaagttagcAGACCCTTTTCCATATTTCTCTGACGCCGAGATATTCAGTCTGTTATCTCGAAAGTCACATGGCTGTTCCTAACTCTCTGGTCTGAATAAagagtgttttattttttaacaaacaacCCAACCCTCGCAACTGATATACCAAAATTCCAATTCTAGACAAACATTCCAGAAAGAAAGAACGTCGAACTAAAAGCAATATCGCAGAGGAAAAAAAGCCCCGTGTCGCGCACGAAATTCTGTTCGAAATGAAATGACACGAACTCATACATCGAGCCGATGCATAAGCGGATCATTAGTTCACCTCTCCGACTGCGTTACGTAAGTGATAAGCGGTTTCTTCCTCTGTACACACGCGACCACCTGTCCGCGTCTAATTGCTACACCGTGTCGTGACTAGGTGAGTTTGTTTCGCCTCCTCGACCGTAGAATGCCAACATTGTCCCGTGACGTTTGTTCCTTTCTTCGAAGATATTTTTAGGTGGTCGACTGGGTCCCGGACTTCGAGGACAACTTTGGAATTTTACGTCCTTTGTATACTAATAGGACACTCgcgtattaataaatgaacgaaGAGTCATTCGAATGAAGAGTCTGTTCGAAAATATGTCTGCAAACTATATCTTTCTATCTGCGTCGATGAACTCGTTGTCTCGAGTGTGGCTGATATCTCCTTTCTTCAGAATTCTTTTAATCTTGGAATCTGCTTCTGGACACTATCATTCACTCGCGACGTTCCTTCCTGCACTCGTTTCGGCTCTTCAGCTTACTCGTCTTCCtgttttatgaatattataatatcgcgtatgtttatgtattttctctatattttaatgaacGCCATGCGACAGTTTCGAATGATtaattattctgaaaatttaatattctacaCTCCCGACACTGCGTTCGCGtgtcgaataataatatttgtccGTCGGTGTTATTAAAGGTTTTTAAATAGGCGTTCCCATTTTATTCCTAACGTGTAATTTCTATCCAGATAAGAATCTCGCTCATCTCTGCAGAATCGAGGATCTCCTCGAGTACTATTCGCGACTTTGTGTCAGAGTCGAGAGTCCAGAGAAAAGAACGATCGAATCCGATACGAGACGCCGAGACCTTTGCGTCCGTGGCGTAGAATCGCGTCTTGGCTCGGCTCCAAaccgaaaaagaaattgctttGAACACGTCGACGGATGGCCGCGAGTCTGCCTGGTTTAATAGCACAAAAATGGCAACAATTTTCTGTATGCTACTTTTTCTTCGAGGCTCAAAACTTGGGAGCACTGCACTGCGAAAGGATTactaaaacaaatattttcggaTCCTCCGGGGTCCCTTTAAACATCGCGCGGAAGGAAAAGTCGCGACTCCG
The sequence above is drawn from the Hylaeus volcanicus isolate JK05 chromosome 2, UHH_iyHylVolc1.0_haploid, whole genome shotgun sequence genome and encodes:
- the LOC128884899 gene encoding multiple C2 and transmembrane domain-containing protein isoform X4, coding for MDKSLSDSSSSISKEDQSVPRKDTDDCSILPKDELGTEEHSEDRESSGNDQPAEIEARSHEPRVAPKTPRRGLKRRDRVGDNAKQTLDSENTRRVSSKKKSTEEIVESRWRRFWESNRDRFKHKPEEDVGKYRAAEDVAAEADAVFREAIEAMRFDETCDERSEESSNRTKPFIGREDRDGSAVLAADQGVFENRPEEEEKSSNAEKDENTAKVSMVSSESNFFVVLSAEKHAEIRNDPSSRRWSSLENLRAKMEKAGSFESKICRSVEGLSIEKPAKIKEKRTIGSLKSSFERKMGSVERMLEDHMGRILEENVEKHPWLLPIESWIVDHCKPGASQERRDEESAKRSSESPSFEVRFATIEDEQRAEGRAEILKRAKRSDSPKPDKSEKRKPELPSKVEDSGPAKVEVPPESKDAKHQDLFDKLRDNVKEKMEDIHRYFQRTNRLADVNRRLKSQIWSSVVTIVLVEAKNLLPMDIDGLSDPYVKFRLGTEKYKSKVVHKTLNPIWLEQFDLHLYEDPYLGQELEVTVWDRDKSHQDDLMGRTVIDLATLERETTHRLWRDLEDGSGSIFLLLTISGTTASETISDLAAHEETPREREQLYQRYAVFNTLQRIRDVGHLTVKVFRAQGLAAADLGGKSDPFCVLELVNARLQTQTEYKTLAPNWQKIFTFNVKDINSVLEVTVYDEDRDHKVEFLGKVAIPLLRIRNGEKRWYALKDKKLRGRAKGNSPQILLEMNVVWNVFRACVRTLNPKETKYMEPEIKFKRQVFLRNVLRLKAIIIIFIDIGKYVQSCWEWESKMRSVIALVFFVLCCYYFEPYMIPGAALLILLRYYLLYGDGSGLNQWISGQVAAITGTPLTHHTGSHFHDDGDDGPTTPGDDDDDDDDKDKEEKKSLKERLQAIQEVTQTVQNSIGYIASLCERVKNLFNFTVPYLSYLAIMLVILAAAVLYFIPVRYLILAWGVNKFFRKIVRPHSVPNNEVLDLVSRVPDDEELLNYSDLDGNKQKF
- the LOC128884899 gene encoding multiple C2 and transmembrane domain-containing protein 1 isoform X6, whose translation is MDKSLSDSSSSISKEDQSVPRKDTDDCSILPKDELGTEEHSEDRESSGNDQPAEIEARSHEPRVAPKTPRRGLKRRDRVGDNAKQTLDSENTRRVSSKKKSTEEIVESRWRRFWESNRDRFKHKPEEDVGKYRAAEDVAAEADAVFREAIEAMRFDETCDERSEESSNRTKPFIGREDRDGSAVLAADQGVFENRPEEEEKSSNAEKDENTAKVSMVSSESNFFVVLSAEKHAEIRNDPSSRRWSSLENLRAKMEKAGSFESKICRSVEGLSIEKPAKIKEKRTIGSLKSSFERKMGSVERMLEDHMGRILEENVEKHPWLLPIESWIVDHCKPGASQERRDEESAKRSSESPSFEVRFATIEDEQRAEGRAEILKRAKRSDSPKPDKSEKRKPELPSKVEDSGPAKVEVPPESKDAKHQDLFDKLRDNVKEKMEDIHRYFQRTNRLADVNRRLKSQIWSSVVTIVLVEAKNLLPMDIDGLSDPYVKFRLGTEKYKSKVVHKTLNPIWLEQFDLHLYEDPYLGQELEVTVWDRDKSHQDDLMGRTVIDLATLERETTHRLWRDLEDGSGSIFLLLTISGTTASETISDLAAHEETPREREQLYQRYAVFNTLQRIRDVGHLTVKVFRAQGLAAADLGGKSDPFCVLELVNARLQTQTEYKTLAPNWQKIFTFNVKDINSVLEVTVYDEDRDHKVEFLGKVAIPLLRIRNGEKRWYALKDKKLRGRAKGNSPQILLEMNVVWNVFRACVRTLNPKETKYMEPEIKFKRQVFLRNVLRLKAIIIIFIDIGKYVQSCWEWESKMRSVIALVFFVLCCYYFEPYMIPGAALLILLRYYLLNA